The genomic region TAATTACATCACGTGTgtatacagaacacacacacacacacacacacacacacacacacacacacactgcacagctGCAAAAgactcacattcacacaataTTTAATCCCAGAGTTTAGCATTAATTTGCTCTCCTGTTCCGTTTGTATCGGATTCTACAGTACTCAGGTGTTCATCAGGTCCAGGTGACTGATTCattacacaacaacacaacaacacaacaacaacccCGACCCCACAGACCGGGTGGGGCAGAGCCACACTCAAGCTGTATAATCACTAATTCATAAAAACAGATCAATCACACTGATGTGTTTATGGGAATCTGATGAACTTTGATCACATCCCCTTctgttttattgattattgttataattCCTTCTGTTAGAAAAAGTTACTAAAACACTTCACCTGCTGCTCTGATAATCCGCTGCTGGAGTTCATGTCGCagaattagaaaagaaatcCAATTTCTAGAGAATTAAAGCGAAACAAAATCTCCATAAATCTGCGTCCAAACCTCTCAGTCTGAAGGAACAGCGCGCGcgatggtaataataataataataataataataataataataataataataataataataatagacacTTGCGCGGTGCCGCTGCTCCGCGTGCTGTCTGACGCGCTGCGGTTCTATAGAGGCGTGGCTTCTTTTACCTGTACGCGACAGGTGCGCGCGAGCGCGGCGCTGATTGGGTGAAGAATAAAGTATGCGCTCACTTTCTGTATCAGTGCAGTGACGTAATAATCAGGGGGTCCGAGGTTTCCTGTGAACCCGAACCCTGATCTGTCTGTGTTTAGAGGAGACTTCAGTGGTAGATCAGTGAACTAAACACAATTTACAGCATCTGACATCTGACTCCCTTTTACAGGGTACAGACTTACAACATTACCAGCAGAACACaacctcacaaccttctgatctgaaGTCCATCCTCTCATCCACCGACTCACTACCGGAAAGAGATGCTTCAGTAAATagtgaagagaaataaaacacatcctACTGttctctataataataataataataataataataataataataataataataatgatgtagtcggaagtgtatgtgagtgtgataTAATGTATTTAAGATACACATCAAAAGTTAcaattaacacatttatttattaactttgctgatgtaacttaaaaaaacctttaattTCAACATgcagaaatattatatataaattacactgttttaaataaaaaaaaaattaaagacagAGAAATCACATCGACTTGAATCCTTAAAGACCTGAAGATCTGTGAGATGATGAAAGATCTGCACTACAGCTCACTTTCATCCCTGAGTAAAACCAAAGTGTGTGGCGCCCTCTACTGGACAGGGTAAGAACCTCATTCatttctacacatttttttGCCAAGCAGgttcttaaataaatatttaaaacgaACAGAATTTCATTACAGTCTATAATACAAACTCAGATGGaacagtttacacacacacacacacacacacacacacacacacacacacatttatacccaTTACTTCTCTATCACCACTCCATCACTCCGTCACCCTTCTATCACTCCTCTATTACTCCTCTATCACTCCTCCATCACCCTTCTATCACTTCTCTATCACTCCTCTATTACTCCTCTATCACTCCTCCATCCCCTTTCTATCACTTCTCTATCACTCTTTTATTAATCCTCCATTACTCCTTTATAACTCACTTGCTGGTGGTTTTTAATAGTGAACggtgaggttttattttattttattttttttttttacaaacaataaacacaacGCAATAAGTGACCGAATAAATACATTGATCACGTGATATAGGGCCAAACCCATTGATTGCTGTGTTGCAATCCAGACCGGAAGTGACGCAATGCCTTCCACGGTGGCCCCTGGTAGCGACGTGGCAGCGCGCATGCGCAAACTCCAACCGGCTCTATCACAGAGAGGAGAGATTCCAGAGTACAGTGTCCGGAATTAGCGCTTCATCATGGGCTTAACTATTTCATCTATCTTCGGGAGACTGTTCGGGAAGAAGCAGATGAGAATATTAatgggtgtgtatatatatatatatgtgtgtgtgtgtgtgtgtgtgtgtgtgaggtgtaagATGTAAGATGGAGCGCGAGACCGGGTCATTATATTGAATTAATTATTGTAAATTGAAGAGTCACATTGAATATAAATGATCagtaaaatgtgtataaatatatcattGGTCGTGTAGGCGCTTTATAACGCGTTATAAGTGTTCAGTAGGTGAAGCTAGTCAGCAGGTTAGCAGGAATGCTAGCATCTCTTTAATTAGCTGTAAATACAAACAGactgttttacttttattctgCACTTTATCTTCTTTATTtagtgaatatatttatattaatttctgACTTCAGTGTTTCTTCTTCTCtagtgtttttaaatctttacGAAATCAATCACGTGAtactttattatcattattatgaatgtatttgtgttttatatataaatgatgttCCTGCTGTTATTGGAGATGAGAATAAAAACCCCACAGAGCAGATGAGGGGAAGAGTGATGTCTGTAATGAGTGCTGAGTttgtccttgtgtgtgtgtgtgtgtgtgtgtgtgtgtgtgtgtgtgtgtgtgttttacagtggGTTTGGATGCAGCAGGAAAAACCACAATTCTGTACAAACTTAAGCTCGGAGAAATCGTCACGACCATCCCAACCATCGGTCAGAAGCTCTCCACTCACtacacattatttctgtttttgtgagttttatttattcacactgATCTGTTCTGTATCAGGGTTTAATGTGGAGACGGTGGAGTACAGGAACATCTGCTTCACTGTCTGGGACGTCGGTGGTCAGGATAAAATCCGTCCTCTGTGGAGACACTACTTCCAGAACACTCAGGTAGGTCAGAAGACTCGGAGAACATCCTGGATTATTCCCAGGATTTAGTTCAGGAAACAGTTAAAAGTCACTGTCGGTTTCAGAGTTGATTTTAATTGACTGCTATGTGACGTGTGTTTATTATCACACACCTGTCTCACACTGACAGACGTCTGAATATGCGTCAGTTATAATCTCTCGCCcgtcatttataaaaaaatcaccttttaataataaacactaaaaaaacTTCACTAGTTACAAATAAACCAGAGATAAAAAATCCCATCAATTCAGAGtaaaattgaataataaatttAGAGTTTTATTGTatacattgtgttttattaaagcgggtaataataaataatacagtgaaTAATGATGCCAATATTTTTTtgggattttctttttcacaaaatGTCCCAAAAAACAGTTTATTGTCTGCAGAACACATGAggaaccgtgtgtgtgtgtgcgtgtgtgtgagtgtgtgtgtgcatactaATGAGctctgtgatgatgatgatgataaggttATGGTTCTCGTCAGGGTCTGATCTtcgtggtggacagtaatgaccGAGAGCGAGTGGCCGAGTCTGCTGATGAACTCTCCAAAATGGTGAGATTTGATGTGAATATGGAAGAAGAGAGCGACATAGAGCTAATTCCTGCGACATGACatcatttcctgtgtgtgtgtgtgtgtgtgtgtgtgtagctccaAGAAGACGAGCTGAGGGATGCCGTGCTGCTGGTGTTCGCTAATAAACAGGATTTACCCAACGCCATGCCGGTCAGTGAGCTCACAGATAAACTGGGCCTGCAGAGTCTGCGCAGCCgaacggtacacacacacacacacacacacacacacacacacacacacacacacacacacacacacccatccttccatccatacacacacacacacacacacacacacacacacatactacgcacacacacatccttccatccacatactacacatgcacacatactacacacacacacatccttccatccatacacacacacacacacacacacacacacacacacacacacacacacactgcacgtACACTGGGATGTTGCTCTGTTTgtactcactgtgtgtgtgtgtgtgtgtgtgtgtgtgtgtgtgtgtgtgtgtgtgtgttgtctctgCAGTGGTATGTCCAGGCCACATGCGCTACACAAGGAACCGGGCTTTATGAAGGACTGGACTGGTTATCCAACGAGCTCTCCAAACACTAGTGCTGTCCATCATCTCacacagagtttgtgtgtgtgtgtgtgtgtgtgtgtgtgtgtgcgtgtgcgtgtgcgtgtagTGATGAGGATCCGTgtctttctttacttccctacaCCTCATTTCTCtcctttatctttatctttatctgaATCATGCTGTTTTGATTGTGATGATTCTCTGCATGTTCACTGAAAACTCTGAGAGATTCATCAGACCTCACAAGCGTTACGACCTTCACTAATTAACAGGTGGATTTATCACTTAAATTCTCTCActcttctctttttattttgagaataaaaaagCAGACAAGCCAGTCAAGATCTGAATCTGGAATGATTGACAGCTGTTTATGTAGTTGTGACTCCTGGAAGCCCCACCCCCTTTTCTTCTGAATTTTCCTGATGGAGAGATAAGTTCTTACATTCTGTCGCAAGAAACAGAAGGTTCTACGTTTATtaatgtgaaaagtgtgtgtgtgtgtgtgtgtgtgtgtgtgtgtgtgtgtgtgtgtgtgtgtgtgtgtgtgtgtgtactcatgCACACCCTTCTTAATCTATACTTTAAAACAGTGGCACCTTCCACCTCACCTCACCGCCACCACATTCTGGGTTTAGTCAAAGtcccctgtacacacacacacacacacacacacacacacacacacacacagggttgtCAGTTCTGTTCTGTGGAAACAAGATGTTCTGAACAGCATCATATACtgaatgttctttattttagaTCCTTTTCTTTCATCTGAATGTTTgattttctgcagcaggacgtCTCTCCTGGACATGAGACATTACATATAAAGTTGTACAGATGTAATGTGCTGTCGAGCGAATTTCCACATTTCCAGATCTGCCATTCTTTCACTTCCTGTTAGTGACAAAACATTTCTCTCTACTGAGCTCAAAATATAAACtcctggaagtgtgtgtgtgtgtgtgtgtgtgtgtgtgtgtgtgtgtgtgtgtgtgtgtgtgtgtgtgtgtgtcagtgtgtcagATGACCACCTCACCTGCACaggtgtgtatttgtaaacCTGACCTGGCCCTGTGTGCTGTGAGTCAGAATTGAGCTGAAGGACAGACAGTGATGATGCAATAACAGgatgtgtgatgtgatgatttttctgcttgtgttttacttttattgtaaGCTGAAGATGTTTCGTTTCATGTTCGCTGGAAAAACTTCTTTCACCGcttctttttctaaaataaatcttttcttGAAGCTGTTTCGCATTCCATATAATGAACTGTGAGCTGGAGTCATgtgtccatacacacacacacacacttctcctcTCAGGACGTGTGGAAATGAAACTTTTATGCAacagatttaatttaatgtgGATCTAAAATCTACATCAGATTTCACTCTGAACATCTCACTGCACTTGAGTGGTGTAAACACACCTTTCTACTTACTAAAGAAACTTCCTCTGTTACACAATAGAGGAAATAACACAACTCGACAAAATCACACCACCACTGATTATCAGACAACGTGCATTACAAACACAATCATTTAAAAGATTATATTTCTAGATCATTTTCAACATGAAgtttttatacacatcattgtTATATGACGTCTTCTTTCCTGTATCATCCCCCAAACATGCTCATGTTAAATCTAataatcagaatactttattgatcccatggaattttttttattgttttgataaTTATATTTGAACACTTTAAAAGATTGTTtcatattaaatacataaaaaccctAATTGAAACGGTTTGGTCAAAGTATTTAGCTTCATTAATCGTTGTTTaatcaataatatatatatacactcagcACAAGGCTTTTTctgttcattaataataatattgattataataatgcttaaaataatactaaatacacaaaccatTAAAAGTACGAATTAATTTTTAGTAAAAATTATTCGATACATTAAGAGTTTGATAGAGAACCGTTCTTTATGTGCTTATAAGCCTGTCCACTGGGGGCGCAGGAGagcttctttcagctgctcccattaggggctaCAGttgatcatctgtctccataccccctgtcctctacatctgcatctttcacaccaactacctgcatgtcttccctcaccacatccataaacctcctccttgttcttcctcttttcctccttcctggtgtctccatcctcagcattctcctactgatataccccatgtccctcctctacacatgtccaaaccatctcaatctcacctccctcaccttgtctctaaaacgtcctacatgtgctatccctctaataaactcatttctaatcctgtccatcgtcgtcactcccaacgaccatctcaacatcttcagctctgctacctccagctccacctcctgtcttttactcaatgccactgtctctaatccatacaacatctcaggtctcaccacagtcctataaactttccctttcactctcacagatactcttctatcacaaatcactcctgctatcactcttctccacccactccaccctgcctgcactcttttcttcacttctctaacacactctccattactttacactgttgaccccaggtacctaaactcctccaccttctccacctcttctccctgcaaccgcacccctccactgccctccctctcattcacacacatgtactctgtcttactcctactgactttcattccccttctctccagcatgtacctccacctctccaggatcttctccacctgctccctactctcaccacaaatcacaatatcatctgcaaacatcatagtccagggagactcctgtctgacctcgtccttcaacctgtccatcaccactgcaaacaggaaagggctcagagccgatccttgatgcagtccaacctccaccttgaaccagtctgtcgttcccactgcacacttcactgctgtcacactgtcctcatacatgtcctgcaccaccctcacatacttctctgacacaccagacttcctcatacaataccacaactcctctctccaccctgtcgtacgctttctctaaatccacacacacacaatgcagctccttctgtccttctctatacttctccatcaacatcctcaaagcaaatactgcaactgtggtgctcttcctcagcatgaaaccatactgttgctcacagatggtcacctcttctctcagcctggcttccactactctttcccataacttcatggtgtgactgatcaacttaattcccctgtagttactgcaggtctgcacatctccattattcttaaagatcagtaccagcacactccttctccattcctcaggcatcttctcaccttccaaaatcctgttaaacaatctggctGAAAACTCCCCtgcatctcttctaaacatctccatgcttctacaggtatgtcatctggtccaaccgactttccactcttcatcttcttaatagctgcttttacttcctccttactaatcctatctacatcctgcttcacatctccacatcatccaaccttctctcttattttcctcgttcatcagctgctcaaaatactccatccatcttctcaacacactctcctcactagtcaacacattttcatctccatcctttatttctctaacttgcagcacatccttcccagcttggttcctctgcctggacaatcgctacaaatccttttctccttccttagtgtccaacctctcctacagctcctcatatgccttttccttggctttcgccacatccctctttacctgctgctgcattgtacttctgcctacttttctcatcactctgtctatcccaattctgtttctccaaactctttcttcttctgctctcctgcacttcctcattccatcaccacgtctctgtgtctttctttctatttccagatgttacaccaagaacctttctaactgtctccctcatcactcctgcagtagttccacaatcatccagcacctcctcaccaccaccgagctcctgtctgacctcttccctgtaAGAGAATTTTGAGGAtgaagacaccaggaaggaggaaaagaggaagaccaagaggaggtttatgtatgtagagatgtagaggacaggggggtatggggacggatgatcctgtgtggagacccctaatggaagaagccgaaagaagaagaagaagaatgttattattattattattattattattaatgataaaaaaatataatttttaaagttccgctcttatttattattttcgcACCAAACAATGaaagatgacgatgatgataatgaagatgatgatgatgatgatgatgataatctCAGGCACCGGAAGTTTCGTCATCTCTTCCACGCAGCGGCTGTGACGTGGCAGTGCGCAGGCGCGATTCCCAGCAGCAGGCTGAGCCCGAGCGTGTCGCGgtgcagtgtgtgagagtgagtgaagTTCGGAGCAGTAAACAGAGTCTCAGCATGGGGCTGACCATCTCCTCCCTGTTCGGGAGACTGTTCGGGAAGAAGCAGATGAGAATCCTGATGGGTGAGAACCTCATAATGCTAACTCTCacaccgctaacacacacacacacacacacacacacacacacacacacacacacacacacacacctgcagataatagacataaacacacacacacacacacacacacacacacacacacacacacacacacacacacacacacacacacacacctgcagataatagacataaacacacacacacacacacacacacctacacacacacctgcagataataaacataaacatacatacacacactcacacacacacacacacctgcagataataaacataaacacacacacacacactacacacacacacacatacacacacacacacctgcagataataaacataaacacacacatacgtacatacacactcaaacacacacacgcacatacatacatgcatacacacgcacatacatacacatacatgcacacagtcatacacatgcacacactcatacacacacacacatacatacatgcacacagtcatacacacgcacacactcattcacacacatacacacacatacacacacacacatacatgcacacactcatacacacatacatatgtttgtttgtttatgtttatgatctgcaggtgtgtgtgtgtgtgtatgtatgtgtgtgtatatgtgtgtgtgtttgtttatgtttatgatctgcaggtgtgtgtgtgtgtgtgtgtgtgtgttagtgtgtgtatatatatatatatatatatatatatatatatatatatatatatatatatctgtgtgtgtgtgtgtatatatgtgtgtgtgtgtttgtttatgtttatgatctgcaggtgtgtgtgtgtgtgtgtgtgtgtgtgtgtgtgtatatatatatatatatatatatatatatatatatatatatatatatatatatatatatatatatgtgtgtgtgtgtatatatatgtgtgtgtgtgtgtgtttgtttatgtttatgatcttcaggtgtgtgtgtgtgtgtgtgtatgtgtatgtgtgtgtgtgtgtgtgtgtatatatatatatatatatatatatatatatatatatatatatatatatatatatatatatatatatatatatatacaggagtgcagaattattaggcaaatgagtattttgaccacatcatcctcgttatgcatgttgtcttactccaagctgtataggctggaaagcctactaccaattaagcatattaggtgatgtgcatctctgtaatgagaagggtgtggtctaatgacatcaacaccctatatcaggtgtgcataattattaggcaacttcctttcctttggcaaatgggtcaaaagaaggacttgacaggctcagaaaagtcaaaaatagtgagatatattgcagagggatgcagcagtcttaaaatagccaagcttctgaagcgtgatcatcgaacaatcaagcgtttcattcaaaatagtcgacagggtcgcaagaagcgtgtggaaaaccaaggcgcaaaataactgcccgtgaactgagaaaagtcaagcgtgcagctgccaagatgccacttgccaccagtttggccatatttcagagctgcaacatcactgagtgcccaaaagcacaaggtgtgcaatactcagagacatggccaaggtaagaaaggcagaaagtcgaccaccactgaacaagacacacaagctgaaacgtcaagactgggccaagaaatatctcaagactgatttttctaaggttttatggactgatgaaatgagagtgagtcttgatgggccagatggatgggcccgtggctggattggtaaagggcagagagctccagtccgactcagacgccagcaaggtggaggtggagtactggtttgggctggtatcatcaaagatgagcttgtggggccttttcgggttgaggatggagtcaagctgaactcccagtcctactgccagtttctggaagacaccttcttcaagcagtggtacaggaagaagtctgcatccttcaagaaaacatgattttcatgcaggacaatgctccatcacacacgcccaagtactccacagcgtggctggcaagaaagggtataaaagaagaaaatctaatgatatggcctccttgttcacctgatctgaaccccattgagaacctgtggtccatcatcaaatgtgcgatttacaaggagggaaaacagtacacctctctgaacagtgtctgggaggctgtggttgctgctgcacgcaatgttgatggtgaacagatcaaaacactgacagaatccatggatggcaggcttttgagtgtccttgcaaagaaaggtggctatattggtcactgatttgtttttgtttggtttttgaatgtcagaaatgtatatttgtgaatgttgagatgttatattggtttcactggtaaaaataaataattgaaatgggtatgaatttgtttttgttgttgcctaataattatgcacagtaatagtcacctgcacacacagatatcccctaaaatagctaaaactaaaactacttccaaaaatattcagctttgatattaatgagttttttgtgttcattgagaacatggttgttgttcaaattaaatcctcaaataaaattaatcctcaaaatacaacttgcctaataatttgc from Silurus meridionalis isolate SWU-2019-XX chromosome 13, ASM1480568v1, whole genome shotgun sequence harbors:
- the arf5 gene encoding ADP-ribosylation factor 5, whose amino-acid sequence is MGLTISSIFGRLFGKKQMRILMVGLDAAGKTTILYKLKLGEIVTTIPTIGFNVETVEYRNICFTVWDVGGQDKIRPLWRHYFQNTQGLIFVVDSNDRERVAESADELSKMLQEDELRDAVLLVFANKQDLPNAMPVSELTDKLGLQSLRSRTWYVQATCATQGTGLYEGLDWLSNELSKH